One window of the Bradyrhizobium sp. NP1 genome contains the following:
- a CDS encoding (2Fe-2S)-binding protein produces the protein MSEQRAIRIVVNGTAHDVSVEPRVHLADVLRHQLKLTGTHIGCEHGVCGACTVLLDGATVRSCLLLAAQADGCTIETIEGVAAPDGALHPIQSALAKHHGLQCGYCTPGVVMTLIELQRELAGRSIDETGVRHALAGNLCRCTGYQGMVDAALAVLNPSAEAQIEPTVAKRR, from the coding sequence ATGTCTGAACAGCGCGCAATCCGCATCGTCGTCAACGGCACCGCGCATGACGTCTCGGTCGAGCCGCGCGTCCACCTGGCCGACGTCCTGCGCCACCAGCTTAAGCTCACCGGAACCCATATCGGCTGCGAGCACGGGGTCTGCGGCGCCTGCACCGTGCTGCTTGACGGCGCGACCGTGCGCTCCTGCCTGCTGCTTGCCGCTCAGGCCGATGGATGCACGATCGAGACCATTGAAGGCGTCGCCGCGCCCGACGGCGCGCTTCACCCGATCCAGTCTGCGCTCGCCAAGCACCATGGGCTGCAGTGCGGTTATTGCACGCCGGGCGTCGTGATGACGCTGATCGAATTGCAGCGGGAGCTCGCCGGTCGCTCCATCGACGAAACCGGCGTCCGCCATGCGCTCGCCGGCAATCTCTGCCGCTGCACGGGATATCAGGGCATGGTCGATGCCGCCCTCGCCGTCCTCAATCCATCCGCCGAAGCACAGATCGAACCGACCGTGGCGAAGCGCCGCTAG
- a CDS encoding FAD-dependent oxidoreductase translates to MDRPANDSQPKFAVVGAGPAGFYAAEALVAAHPTSAVDLIERLPTPFGLIRSGVAPDHQTTKTIQDTFEAIARLPNLRLVGNVAVDTDISIDELTELYDAVVLACGAPHDAPLDIPGGNLPGVYGASEFVGWYNAHPDHAALDPRLDGEAAVIIGNGNVAIDVARILSKAPSELAGSDIADHALDRLRGSRISDVTIAGRRGPLDAKFTTIELGELGELRDVVALAEPQQIPQSLGDGLPPRERRVKAKNLECFQAFARSDASSAARRIRFRFHARPIQVLGRDRAEAVRFERTEVRDGRVVGSGETFDVPCGLVVSAIGYRARMIGGLALAESGDRLQNVDGRIGPGLYVVGWLKRGPSGKIGTNRADGDEIAERIRSEVVAGGKPGFVGLEKILRERGLRWTDFADWKRIEGAEIAAARAGSPRRKFASVREMLAHCAKVPEAVG, encoded by the coding sequence ATGGATCGCCCGGCCAACGATTCCCAGCCCAAATTCGCGGTCGTGGGTGCTGGCCCAGCAGGGTTCTATGCGGCCGAAGCGCTGGTCGCTGCGCATCCGACCAGCGCGGTCGATCTGATCGAGCGGCTGCCGACACCGTTCGGCCTGATCCGCTCGGGCGTTGCGCCCGACCATCAGACAACGAAGACGATCCAGGACACGTTCGAGGCGATTGCCCGGCTGCCGAACCTGCGGCTGGTCGGCAATGTTGCCGTTGACACGGACATTTCCATCGACGAGCTGACAGAGCTTTACGACGCGGTGGTGCTGGCCTGCGGCGCACCGCATGACGCGCCGCTCGATATTCCAGGCGGCAATCTTCCCGGCGTCTATGGCGCTTCGGAATTCGTCGGCTGGTACAACGCGCATCCGGACCATGCCGCGCTCGACCCGCGGCTTGACGGCGAAGCCGCCGTCATCATCGGCAACGGCAACGTGGCGATCGATGTCGCCCGCATCCTGTCGAAGGCGCCTTCGGAGCTTGCGGGCAGCGATATCGCCGATCACGCGCTGGATCGGCTGCGCGGTTCGCGGATTTCGGATGTCACCATCGCGGGACGAAGGGGGCCGCTCGACGCCAAGTTCACCACGATCGAGCTGGGCGAGCTTGGCGAATTGCGCGATGTCGTGGCGCTCGCCGAGCCGCAGCAGATTCCGCAATCCCTTGGTGACGGCCTGCCGCCGCGCGAACGGCGGGTAAAGGCAAAGAACCTCGAATGCTTCCAGGCGTTTGCAAGATCGGATGCGTCATCGGCCGCGCGCCGCATCCGTTTCCGCTTCCATGCCAGGCCGATACAAGTGCTGGGTCGCGACCGCGCCGAGGCGGTTCGCTTCGAGCGCACCGAGGTCAGGGACGGTCGGGTCGTGGGAAGCGGCGAGACGTTCGATGTCCCGTGCGGGCTTGTGGTCTCTGCGATCGGCTATCGCGCGCGGATGATCGGCGGCCTCGCCTTGGCCGAAAGCGGCGACCGCCTGCAGAATGTCGACGGCCGGATCGGCCCGGGGCTTTATGTCGTCGGCTGGCTCAAGCGCGGCCCCTCGGGCAAGATCGGCACCAACCGCGCTGACGGCGATGAGATTGCCGAGCGGATCCGGTCCGAAGTGGTGGCGGGCGGCAAGCCGGGATTCGTGGGTTTGGAAAAGATCCTGCGCGAGCGAGGTTTGCGCTGGACCGATTTCGCCGACTGGAAGCGCATTGAGGGCGCCGAGATCGCCGCCGCCCGTGCGGGATCACCGCGCCGCAAGTTTGCAAGCGTGCGCGAGATGCTCGCGCACTGCGCCAAGGTGCCGGAAGCGGTCGGCTGA
- a CDS encoding ABC transporter ATP-binding protein, whose amino-acid sequence MKSAPRLIHSSNNAAGAAKALLEVSEVSVSFGGIAALRGVSFVVRAQEICGLIGPNGAGKTTLFNCVNGLIPVDGGDIRVDGRSLGEIPPREVVYLGVSRTFQNVGLYGDLSVLQNVQLGGHSMSSAGFLATSLRLASARKEEARLRAEALARLAEVGLAHLADVQASSLPYGSLKRVEIARALMSSPKLLMLDEPAGGLSHGEVDELGEMLRRLRAERGLTILLVEHHMRMVMDLCTHVVVMSQGAVLADGTPQEVQKNEEVAAVYFGSAA is encoded by the coding sequence ATGAAGTCCGCCCCGCGCCTGATCCATTCTTCCAACAATGCGGCCGGCGCGGCGAAGGCGTTGCTCGAGGTCAGCGAAGTCAGCGTCAGCTTTGGCGGCATCGCCGCGCTGCGCGGCGTCTCCTTCGTGGTGCGCGCCCAGGAAATCTGCGGTCTGATTGGCCCGAACGGCGCCGGCAAGACCACACTATTTAATTGTGTCAACGGGCTCATCCCGGTCGATGGCGGCGACATCCGCGTTGACGGCCGTTCGCTCGGCGAGATTCCGCCGCGCGAGGTGGTCTATCTCGGCGTCAGCCGCACGTTCCAGAATGTCGGCCTGTATGGCGATCTGTCGGTGCTGCAGAACGTCCAGCTCGGCGGACACTCGATGTCCTCGGCCGGCTTCCTCGCCACCTCGCTCCGGCTCGCCTCGGCCCGCAAGGAGGAAGCGCGGCTCCGCGCCGAGGCGCTCGCCCGCCTTGCCGAAGTCGGTCTCGCGCATCTTGCCGACGTGCAGGCCTCCAGCCTGCCCTACGGCTCGCTCAAGCGGGTCGAGATCGCGCGTGCGCTGATGTCCTCGCCGAAGCTTCTGATGCTCGACGAGCCGGCCGGCGGCCTCAGCCATGGCGAAGTCGACGAGCTCGGCGAAATGCTGCGTCGTTTGCGCGCCGAGCGCGGCCTGACGATCCTGCTGGTCGAGCATCACATGCGCATGGTGATGGATCTGTGCACCCATGTCGTGGTCATGAGCCAGGGCGCGGTGCTGGCGGACGGAACGCCGCAGGAGGTCCAGAAGAACGAAGAGGTTGCCGCGGTGTATTTCGGGAGCGCGGCATGA
- a CDS encoding winged helix DNA-binding protein, translated as MTKPKDQNVALHDTLHPIVSSAHLAEGGSPALSEVEFGLILAVHAFDRWIVRCMAASGVPNLSRLEVLILHIVRHRDRSKKFADISLILDIEEVHLVTYALRKLEAQGLVSTQRQGKEKLVSVTPRGAEVCARYAAVREQLLVKPLRTSGPSEEALSGLGEMLRAVSGYYNQAARSAATV; from the coding sequence ATGACAAAGCCAAAAGACCAAAACGTCGCTCTGCACGACACGCTGCACCCGATCGTCTCCTCCGCACATCTCGCCGAGGGCGGATCACCGGCCCTGTCGGAGGTCGAGTTCGGCCTGATCCTTGCTGTCCACGCCTTCGACCGCTGGATCGTCCGCTGCATGGCCGCCTCCGGCGTGCCGAACCTGTCGCGCCTCGAGGTCCTGATCCTCCACATTGTCAGGCATCGCGACCGCTCGAAGAAATTCGCCGACATCTCCCTCATCCTCGACATCGAAGAAGTCCACCTCGTCACCTATGCGCTGCGCAAGCTGGAGGCCCAGGGCCTCGTGAGCACGCAGCGCCAGGGCAAGGAGAAGCTGGTCTCGGTGACCCCACGCGGCGCCGAGGTCTGTGCACGCTATGCGGCGGTGCGCGAACAGTTGCTGGTCAAGCCGCTGCGCACGTCGGGCCCGTCGGAGGAAGCGCTGTCGGGTCTTGGCGAAATGCTGCGCGCGGTATCCGGCTATTACAATCAGGCGGCGCGATCCGCCGCTACGGTGTGA
- a CDS encoding xanthine dehydrogenase family protein molybdopterin-binding subunit: MKAAEETARYIGRAVSRLEDAALLRGQGRFTDDIHLPGMLHGAFLRSPVAHGRIRSIDTSAARSLAGVHRVLTYADLRPLLTSDRIPLATPSAAIRFDVDPFVLAHQEVCHVGEPIALVVAETRHIAEDAVALIELDVESLPAVVDPRSGLEPDAPHARLDCTDNLVAQTKAHYGDVEGAFARAAHLIREQFHLQKGGGHSIEPRGLVARFEDGLLTVWDSTQMPHQAKRVLVASLGLDETQVRVIAPDVGGGFGPKFVFHAEELAVAAAALVLRAPVKWIEDRLENFTATVQERDQYWDVELAADADGKLLGIRGRLIHDHGAYTPYGIALPFNSATNLLGPYVLPAYRLDISLCLTNLVPATPTRGAGRPQGTFVMERLLDRLAAQLGVDRAEIRRRNLIQPEQMPYRTPLTTRDGSAMVYDSGDYVECQRRALEIAGWSDFEARRQAARRRGRCLGIGLANYVEGSGRGPFESAAVRIGPSGKIVVSTGAAAQGQGTVTMLAQIVADVLGVRPDAITVIAGDTAASALGLGAFASRQAVTAGNAAHGAAIEVRKKILTVASHALEASPDDLELEDGRVYLKGVREVGRSFAQVASALEGMPGFALPPGLTPGLAAAFDFQPAGLTYCNGTHVAEVEVDAATATVQITRYVVVHDCGRLVNPMMVDGQVIGGVIHGVGSALYERMIYGEDGQPHTGTWADYLMCTADVAPRIEVHHMESPSPLNPLGLKGAGESGTIAALAVVASAVEDALRDTNVRICQLPITPARLHRLLRPEAATEPA; this comes from the coding sequence ATGAAGGCTGCGGAGGAGACTGCTCGCTATATTGGTCGCGCGGTCTCGCGACTTGAAGACGCGGCGCTGTTGCGCGGCCAGGGTCGTTTCACCGACGACATCCATTTGCCCGGAATGCTGCATGGCGCGTTCCTGCGCAGCCCGGTCGCGCACGGCAGAATCCGATCGATCGACACGTCCGCGGCGCGGAGTCTCGCCGGTGTGCACCGCGTTCTCACCTATGCCGATCTTCGTCCGCTCCTGACGTCGGACCGCATTCCGCTCGCAACCCCGTCGGCGGCGATCCGCTTCGATGTCGACCCGTTTGTGCTGGCGCATCAGGAGGTGTGCCATGTCGGCGAGCCGATCGCGCTCGTGGTCGCCGAGACGCGCCACATCGCCGAGGACGCGGTCGCCCTGATCGAGCTCGACGTGGAATCCCTTCCCGCCGTGGTCGATCCCCGCAGCGGGTTGGAGCCGGACGCACCGCACGCGCGGCTCGACTGCACCGATAATCTGGTGGCGCAGACCAAGGCGCATTACGGCGACGTGGAGGGCGCCTTTGCGCGGGCCGCCCATCTCATTCGCGAACAATTCCATCTGCAGAAAGGCGGCGGTCACTCGATCGAACCGCGCGGGCTCGTCGCGCGCTTCGAGGACGGGCTGCTCACGGTCTGGGACAGCACTCAGATGCCACATCAGGCCAAGCGGGTGCTGGTCGCTTCCCTCGGCCTCGACGAGACGCAAGTGCGCGTCATCGCCCCCGACGTCGGCGGCGGCTTTGGTCCGAAATTCGTGTTTCACGCCGAGGAGCTTGCCGTCGCGGCAGCCGCCCTCGTGCTGCGCGCGCCGGTCAAGTGGATCGAGGATCGCCTCGAAAACTTCACCGCGACGGTCCAGGAGCGCGATCAATATTGGGACGTCGAGCTCGCCGCCGACGCGGATGGCAAGCTGCTCGGCATCCGCGGCCGGCTGATCCACGACCATGGCGCCTATACGCCCTACGGGATCGCCCTGCCCTTCAATTCCGCGACCAATTTGCTCGGACCCTACGTCCTGCCGGCCTATCGCCTCGACATCTCGCTCTGCCTGACCAACCTCGTTCCGGCGACGCCGACGCGCGGCGCGGGCCGCCCGCAGGGCACATTCGTCATGGAGCGTCTGCTCGACCGGCTTGCCGCGCAGCTTGGCGTCGACCGCGCCGAGATCCGCCGGCGCAACCTGATCCAGCCGGAACAGATGCCGTATCGGACGCCGCTCACCACGCGCGACGGCAGCGCCATGGTCTATGACAGCGGCGACTACGTCGAATGCCAGCGGCGGGCGCTCGAAATTGCCGGATGGTCCGACTTCGAGGCGCGGCGGCAGGCCGCGCGGCGCAGGGGACGATGCCTCGGCATCGGACTTGCCAACTATGTCGAGGGATCGGGCCGCGGCCCGTTCGAGAGCGCGGCCGTGCGCATCGGCCCGTCGGGCAAGATCGTCGTCAGCACCGGTGCTGCGGCGCAGGGCCAGGGCACCGTCACCATGCTGGCGCAGATCGTGGCCGACGTGCTCGGCGTGCGGCCGGATGCGATCACCGTGATTGCCGGCGACACCGCCGCCAGTGCGCTCGGCCTCGGCGCCTTCGCCAGCCGCCAGGCGGTGACGGCAGGCAATGCGGCGCACGGTGCGGCGATCGAGGTGCGCAAGAAGATCCTCACCGTCGCCTCGCACGCGCTGGAAGCCTCGCCGGACGATCTCGAACTCGAGGACGGACGCGTCTACCTGAAGGGCGTGCGCGAGGTCGGGCGCAGCTTCGCGCAGGTCGCGAGTGCGCTCGAGGGCATGCCGGGCTTTGCATTGCCGCCAGGACTGACGCCGGGCCTCGCCGCGGCCTTCGATTTCCAGCCGGCCGGGCTGACCTATTGCAACGGCACCCATGTCGCCGAAGTCGAGGTCGACGCCGCAACCGCGACGGTGCAGATCACGCGCTACGTCGTGGTTCACGACTGCGGCCGGCTCGTCAATCCCATGATGGTGGACGGCCAGGTGATCGGCGGCGTGATCCACGGCGTCGGAAGCGCGCTCTATGAGCGGATGATCTATGGCGAGGACGGACAGCCTCACACCGGCACCTGGGCCGACTACCTGATGTGCACGGCCGATGTCGCGCCGCGGATCGAGGTGCATCACATGGAATCCCCGAGCCCGCTCAATCCGCTCGGCCTGAAAGGCGCCGGCGAGAGCGGCACCATCGCGGCACTCGCGGTCGTCGCGTCCGCCGTCGAGGACGCGCTGCGCGATACCAACGTGCGAATCTGCCAGCTCCCGATCACGCCGGCGCGCCTGCACCGGCTGCTGCGGCCTGAGGCCGCGACGGAGCCGGCATGA
- a CDS encoding xanthine dehydrogenase family protein subunit M, with product MKPAPFTYHRPTSRTELFDLLGSLDNARVLAGGQSLMPMLNLRIAAPDHLIDLNAVAGLDGIELSNGILRIGAMTRQRAVERSPVVARHLPLLGEAMRHVGFQQTRNRGTIGGTIAHMDPTAEIPVVALAADATLVIESARGERSIAFADLSTGYLTTQVEPDEALVRIDFPVWPERHGSAFEEVTRRGESFAIVSVAVLVALDSAGRVARAAIAVGGLVEAPLRAEAAETALIGHSPDAGAIAAAAAAAATLPAEGDIYAPEDYKQHLAGVLTERALQRALARAGDDRHV from the coding sequence ATGAAACCCGCTCCTTTCACCTATCACCGGCCGACGTCCCGCACCGAGCTGTTTGACCTGCTCGGCAGTCTCGACAACGCGCGCGTACTGGCTGGCGGCCAGTCGCTGATGCCGATGCTCAACCTGCGCATCGCGGCGCCCGATCACCTGATCGACCTGAATGCGGTGGCGGGCCTCGACGGCATCGAGCTTTCGAACGGTATCTTGCGCATCGGCGCCATGACCCGGCAGCGTGCCGTGGAACGCTCGCCTGTCGTCGCCCGCCATCTTCCACTGCTGGGTGAAGCGATGCGCCATGTCGGCTTTCAGCAGACCCGCAACCGCGGCACCATCGGCGGCACCATCGCGCATATGGATCCGACCGCCGAGATTCCGGTGGTGGCGCTCGCAGCCGATGCCACACTGGTGATCGAGAGCGCGCGCGGCGAGCGCAGCATCGCCTTCGCCGATCTATCGACCGGCTACCTAACGACGCAAGTCGAACCCGACGAAGCGCTGGTGCGGATCGATTTTCCGGTCTGGCCGGAGCGGCATGGCAGCGCGTTCGAGGAAGTCACCCGACGCGGCGAAAGTTTTGCGATCGTCTCGGTCGCAGTGCTCGTCGCGCTGGATTCCGCAGGCCGCGTCGCCCGCGCGGCGATCGCCGTCGGCGGACTGGTCGAAGCGCCCTTGAGGGCCGAAGCCGCGGAGACTGCGCTCATCGGGCACTCCCCCGACGCCGGCGCAATTGCCGCAGCGGCCGCGGCGGCGGCAACGCTGCCGGCCGAAGGCGATATCTACGCCCCCGAGGACTACAAGCAGCATCTGGCTGGTGTCCTGACCGAGCGAGCCTTGCAGCGCGCATTGGCCCGCGCGGGAGACGACCGGCATGTCTGA
- a CDS encoding 2Fe-2S iron-sulfur cluster-binding protein gives MTALVSLSVTRGTEEAGTRVQQFQVPFAEGMSVLDALIWIRAHEDPTLAVRYSCINANACKECSLMVDGEVTYACTARLTPAGAKVEPLEGKTLIRDLVTDILPAKEHLAAALKPRR, from the coding sequence ATGACAGCTCTGGTCTCTCTCTCGGTCACGCGAGGAACGGAAGAAGCCGGTACTCGCGTTCAGCAATTCCAGGTCCCATTCGCGGAGGGAATGTCGGTCCTCGACGCGCTGATCTGGATTCGCGCCCATGAGGATCCGACGCTTGCCGTGCGTTACAGCTGCATCAACGCCAATGCCTGCAAGGAATGCTCGCTGATGGTCGATGGCGAGGTGACCTATGCCTGCACCGCGCGCCTGACGCCGGCGGGCGCCAAGGTCGAGCCCCTGGAGGGCAAGACGCTGATCCGCGATCTGGTGACGGACATCCTGCCCGCGAAGGAACATCTCGCAGCCGCGCTCAAGCCGCGGCGCTGA
- a CDS encoding ABC transporter substrate-binding protein yields MKLAIPDLISNSYFPALAAIELGFFAKEGLEISLEVVFPVDKAYAQLRDGSIDFVAGAAHPALAAFPEWQGVKLLCAQAQGMYWFLVMHADFGARRGDLDVIRGRRIGAAPWVDMGLRALLRDAGYDLERDKIAIAPVPLTPGIGVNFGLSAARALEDRRIDGFWANGMGAEVAIRRGVGTLVLDVRRGDGPKSCFDYTFASLAATDRLVQETPERAAAAVRAIAQTHAALKQDVALAAKVGRKLFPPEEAELIVELIKRDLPYYDTTISEAAIAGLNRFAKGLGILKADASRRQIVA; encoded by the coding sequence ATGAAACTTGCGATTCCGGACCTGATCTCCAACTCCTATTTCCCTGCGCTCGCTGCAATCGAGCTCGGCTTCTTCGCCAAGGAAGGCCTCGAAATCAGCCTCGAGGTCGTCTTCCCGGTCGACAAGGCTTACGCGCAACTGCGCGACGGCAGCATCGATTTCGTCGCAGGCGCGGCCCATCCGGCACTCGCCGCCTTCCCCGAATGGCAGGGCGTGAAGCTGCTCTGCGCGCAGGCGCAGGGCATGTACTGGTTCCTGGTCATGCATGCCGATTTCGGCGCCAGGCGCGGTGATCTCGACGTCATCAGGGGGCGCCGCATCGGCGCCGCACCGTGGGTCGACATGGGGCTGCGCGCGCTGCTGCGTGACGCCGGATACGACCTCGAGCGCGACAAGATCGCGATCGCACCCGTTCCGCTCACACCCGGCATCGGCGTCAATTTCGGCCTGTCGGCGGCAAGGGCGCTGGAAGATCGCAGGATCGACGGCTTCTGGGCCAATGGCATGGGGGCCGAAGTCGCGATCCGGCGCGGGGTTGGCACGCTCGTGCTCGACGTCCGGCGCGGCGATGGTCCCAAATCCTGCTTCGACTACACCTTCGCTTCGCTTGCCGCGACCGATCGGCTGGTCCAGGAGACGCCGGAACGCGCGGCCGCCGCGGTGCGCGCCATCGCGCAGACCCATGCCGCGCTGAAGCAGGATGTTGCGCTCGCGGCCAAGGTAGGCCGAAAGCTGTTTCCACCCGAGGAAGCCGAGCTGATCGTCGAGCTGATCAAACGCGACCTCCCCTATTACGATACGACGATTTCGGAAGCGGCTATCGCCGGCTTGAACCGGTTCGCGAAAGGGCTCGGCATCCTGAAGGCCGACGCTTCGCGCCGGCAGATCGTGGCCTGA
- a CDS encoding creatininase family protein, producing MANSVWLHELTWPDIAEYLKSQDLVMVPIGATEQHGHHTPLLVDTAWASDVSEAVARQEKVLVAPPMHFGWSPHHLAYPGGITLRPETLTQVAVDIGESLISHGFKKIIFVNGNRVANLPPLQIAMAKLRFNTGAYVAIIDTHLIARKEVCEAAGNGRDASHHAGNVETSFMLHAHPELVKTDKIMSLPDHPLADFASTFPMDPPLDQNIAFSQATAAEFYKRTGGHGTYSNPGGASAEIGRAVLDVTIKRAAQFIAQVKKLEVQCERCPIPI from the coding sequence ATGGCGAACAGCGTATGGCTCCACGAACTGACCTGGCCTGATATTGCGGAATATCTGAAGTCACAGGACCTCGTGATGGTGCCGATCGGCGCCACCGAACAGCACGGCCACCACACGCCGCTTCTGGTCGATACCGCCTGGGCCAGCGACGTCTCCGAGGCCGTGGCGCGCCAGGAGAAGGTGCTGGTCGCGCCGCCGATGCATTTCGGCTGGTCGCCGCACCATCTGGCCTATCCCGGCGGCATCACGCTGCGGCCGGAAACACTGACCCAGGTTGCCGTCGATATCGGCGAAAGCCTGATCTCGCACGGCTTCAAGAAGATCATCTTCGTCAACGGCAATCGCGTCGCCAACCTCCCGCCGCTGCAGATCGCGATGGCAAAGCTGCGCTTCAACACCGGCGCCTATGTGGCGATCATCGATACCCATCTGATCGCGCGCAAGGAAGTGTGCGAGGCCGCCGGCAACGGTCGCGACGCCTCGCACCACGCTGGAAATGTCGAGACCTCCTTCATGCTGCATGCGCATCCGGAACTGGTAAAGACCGACAAGATCATGAGCCTGCCGGACCATCCGCTTGCCGATTTCGCAAGCACCTTTCCGATGGACCCGCCGCTCGACCAGAACATCGCGTTCAGCCAGGCGACCGCGGCAGAGTTCTACAAGCGCACCGGGGGCCATGGCACCTATTCCAATCCGGGCGGCGCTTCCGCCGAGATCGGCCGGGCCGTGCTCGACGTCACCATCAAGCGCGCGGCGCAGTTCATCGCGCAGGTGAAGAAGCTCGAGGTGCAGTGCGAGCGCTGCCCGATTCCGATCTGA
- a CDS encoding branched-chain amino acid ABC transporter permease has product MISFLQQVIDGLESGAVYAALALALVLVHRSTGLINFAQGEIAMFSTYVTFTALSAGLPLVVAIVLGMAFSLAGGMLIERALFRAPASRQPLTAVVIMLGLFIGINTAAGLIWSYQVQRMPALFPEGLFRVAGSVFSYQMIGTLAVLLLICLALHLLFAHTKIGLMMRAAVSNGESCRILGINPGTMLGLGWGLAAALGCLAGVLVTPRLFLDPNVMQGIIIFAIAAATVGGLDSALGAVVAGLGIGVLENLAGSYLVGSDLRVCVPLVLIIAILTLRPEGLFGRKWRVRV; this is encoded by the coding sequence GTGATCTCATTCTTGCAGCAAGTCATCGACGGCCTGGAAAGCGGCGCGGTCTATGCCGCGCTGGCGCTCGCGCTGGTGCTGGTCCACCGATCGACCGGCTTGATCAACTTCGCGCAGGGCGAGATCGCGATGTTCTCGACCTATGTCACGTTCACCGCGCTTTCCGCCGGGCTTCCGCTTGTGGTCGCGATCGTGCTCGGGATGGCCTTTTCGCTCGCCGGCGGAATGCTGATCGAGCGCGCGCTGTTCCGCGCGCCGGCGAGCCGGCAGCCGCTGACAGCAGTCGTGATCATGCTCGGCCTCTTCATCGGCATCAACACCGCCGCCGGACTGATCTGGTCCTATCAGGTGCAGCGTATGCCGGCGCTGTTTCCGGAAGGCCTGTTCCGGGTCGCGGGCAGCGTATTCAGCTACCAGATGATCGGCACGCTTGCCGTGCTGCTCCTGATCTGCCTCGCCCTTCATCTCCTGTTCGCGCACACCAAGATCGGCCTGATGATGCGGGCGGCGGTCTCCAACGGTGAGTCCTGCCGCATCCTCGGCATCAATCCCGGCACCATGCTCGGTCTCGGCTGGGGCCTGGCGGCCGCACTCGGGTGCCTGGCGGGCGTGCTGGTGACGCCGCGCCTCTTCCTCGATCCCAATGTGATGCAGGGCATCATCATCTTCGCGATCGCCGCGGCGACCGTCGGCGGGCTCGACAGTGCGCTCGGCGCCGTCGTCGCAGGGCTCGGCATCGGCGTTCTGGAAAACCTTGCCGGCAGCTATCTCGTCGGCTCGGACCTGCGGGTCTGCGTGCCGCTGGTGCTGATCATCGCCATCCTGACGTTGCGGCCCGAGGGCCTGTTCGGACGGAAATGGAGGGTGCGCGTATGA
- the fdxA gene encoding ferredoxin FdxA, with product MTFVVTESCIRCKFQDCLQSCPATCFYEGENMLVINPEECIDCGACEPECPAEAIIRDTVAGAEKWVAFNRQYAAVWPKIRKPGEVPEDAEDWIGVEGKLETEFNPAPASR from the coding sequence ATGACCTTCGTCGTTACCGAATCCTGCATCCGGTGCAAGTTTCAGGACTGCCTGCAATCCTGCCCGGCGACCTGCTTCTACGAAGGCGAGAACATGCTCGTCATCAATCCGGAAGAGTGCATCGATTGCGGCGCCTGCGAGCCGGAGTGCCCGGCGGAAGCGATCATTCGCGACACCGTGGCCGGCGCCGAAAAGTGGGTCGCGTTCAACCGTCAATATGCGGCGGTGTGGCCGAAGATCCGCAAGCCCGGCGAGGTCCCCGAAGATGCCGAGGACTGGATCGGCGTCGAAGGCAAACTGGAAACCGAATTCAACCCCGCACCGGCTTCGCGCTGA
- a CDS encoding ABC transporter ATP-binding protein yields MSLLHVEHLVAGYGPITVLREVHLDVTAGEACVILGVNGAGKTTTLRAISGLIWRRGVIRFDGVDISNWSAERIARAGIGHVPQGRGTFNDLTVMDNLAVGAARRGDKRAVQSDLDMVFDLFPRLKERGTQFAGSLSGGEQQMLAIGRALMAAPRLLLLDEPSLGLSPRLTEEIFVALNRLRVERALTMLVVEQNAALSLRIAQKAYVLETGSIAFEGDASAVVNDEQVRHVYLGI; encoded by the coding sequence ATGAGCCTGTTGCACGTCGAGCATCTGGTTGCGGGCTACGGCCCCATCACCGTGCTCCGGGAGGTTCACCTCGACGTCACCGCAGGCGAGGCTTGTGTCATTCTCGGCGTCAACGGCGCCGGCAAGACCACGACGCTGCGGGCGATCTCGGGGCTGATCTGGCGGCGCGGCGTCATCCGGTTCGACGGCGTCGACATTTCGAACTGGTCGGCCGAGCGGATCGCGCGGGCCGGCATTGGTCACGTTCCGCAGGGGCGCGGCACCTTCAACGATCTCACCGTCATGGACAACCTCGCCGTGGGCGCCGCGCGCCGCGGCGACAAGCGCGCGGTGCAGTCCGATCTGGACATGGTGTTCGACCTGTTCCCGCGACTGAAGGAGCGCGGAACGCAATTTGCCGGCAGCCTGTCCGGCGGCGAACAGCAGATGCTCGCGATAGGTCGCGCGCTGATGGCGGCGCCGCGGTTGTTGCTGCTGGACGAGCCGTCGCTCGGGCTCTCGCCGCGCCTCACCGAGGAGATCTTCGTCGCGCTCAACCGTCTTCGCGTCGAGCGCGCCCTGACGATGCTCGTCGTCGAGCAGAATGCCGCGCTGTCGCTGCGGATCGCGCAGAAGGCCTACGTTCTCGAAACCGGATCGATCGCGTTCGAGGGCGACGCGTCCGCCGTCGTCAACGACGAGCAGGTCCGCCACGTCTATCTCGGCATCTGA